The nucleotide window GCTCCTTTCTTAACTCGTAATATCCTATCTTTTCCATTGCTTTCTTTAACGCTGAAGCGTAGTTTCCACTATCATAAGTCCAACCAAGTGCGGATCTATATGGAAACTTCTCTGGAGGGATGAAGTTCTTTAGTCTTAATTCTGCAGGATCCATATGTAATTCGTGTGCTAAAATATCAACTAATCTCTCTATTGTGTAAGAGGCTTCTGTTACTCTGAATGAACACCTATATGCTATACCACCAGCTGGCTTGTTAGTATAAGCTCCAGTAACCTCAACATACGCAGCCTTTATATCATAAGCACCAGTACAAATACTAAATAACCCTGCTGGGAATTTGCTTGGATTTGCATCACCATAAAACGCTCCATGGTCACTTATCACTTTAATTCTAAGTCCCAAGATAGTACCATCCTTCTTAGCGGCCAATTCACCATGGATGTGGAAGTCCCTTGCGAATGCTGTGCTTCTCATATCTTCTGATCTAGTGTTTATCCATTTAACTGGTCTTCCTAATTTTACTGATGCGTAGGCTGAAACTACATATCCGGGATAGACATATACTTTGCCACCAAATCCTCCTCCTATATCTGGTGACACTATCCTTATCTTGTTTTCAGGAATTTTAGTTACCATTGAGAACACCGTCCTAACGACGTGAGGAGCTTGAGTAGTCATCCATAGGGTTAACTTTCCAGAAACTGGGTCATAATGCGCTATTGACCCCACTGGCTCCATATAGGCCACATGTAGACGCTGATAATAGAAGTCTTGGCTCACTACAATATCCGCTTCTTTAAATATTTTTTCAGTAACCTCTTTATTGCCAGCTTCCCATCTAAATACTAGATTAGATTTCTTATCTGGCCTAACAATAGGAGAATTGGGCTCTAACGCTTTTTTAGGATCGATTACTGGTTCTAACGGCTCATATTCTATTTCTACTTGATTTGCAGCATCCATCGCTGCATACTTATCCTCAGCTATTATGGCCACTACTTCTTGCCCTTGAAACACTACTTTATCGGTTGGCAAAACCATCATTTTATCTCCCATTAACGTTGGGATCCAAGCTAGTCCAGCTTTATCTAGCTCTTCTCCAGTAATTATATCAATAACTCCCGGTATAGACTTAGCTTTCTCGACACTAATTTTCTTTATTTTTGCATGAGCGTACGGACTTCTTACGAAAACTAGATATGCCATATTAGGTAGTTTTATATCGTCAACGTAAGTTCCCTTACCCATTAAAAATCTAACATCCTCTTTACGCCTTATCTTATGTCCCATACCGTGAACTCCAATTGGCGGTAAGGTTTCTTCCATCCTAACTCATCTCCCTCATTTTCTCAGAAGCATATTTTATGGCTTCAACAATATTCTGATATCCAGTACATCTGCATAAATTTCCAGAGATACCCCATCTTATCTCTTCCTCCGTTGGATTTGGATTCCTTTTAAGTAATTGATACGCGGCCATTATCATTCCAGGAGTACAATAACCGCATTGCAACCCATGCTTAACCCAAAATCCTTCTTGTATTGGGTGTAATTTACCATCTCTAGCTAAACCCTCTATAGTTAGCACTTCCTTTCCATTAGCTTGAACTGCAAATATAGTACACGATTTTGCTGCTTTACCATTAAGAATTACCGTACAAGCGCCGCAGTTTGTTGTATCGCATCCTACATGAGTTCCGGTTAGTCCTGCAACCTCCCTAATAAAATGTACTAATAATAATCTTGGCTCTATATCGGCCTCATAAGGCTTTCCATTAATCGTTATTCTCACGTGAACCTTCTGAGCCACTTTAAGCACCTCCCAATACTCTTCTCAAGCTATGTCTAATTGCCCTTATTGTTAACACTCCAGCCATTGCCTTCTTATAATCTCCAGGGGGACCAAAAGGTTCTTCCACTGGCGTAATCTCTTCAGTAACTATTTTTCCAACCTCTTTAATTAGGTTATCATTTATTTTATTCCCCCTCAACAAATTCTCAGCCCTAGTTACCTTTACTGGATTATTTGCGGCTCCTCCTATTGCAATCCCAGCATCTTTGACAGTACCATCGTAGTCTAGGGATAAGTTAACTGCAGTGGAAACTATTGCGAAATCTCCAACTCTTCTCTCTAATTTTATATAATGACCCCCATTTCTAGGTTGAGGAATTGGAATTCTTACCTCAGTCAAAATTTCATCCGGTCTTAGAGCAGTTTGGAAGGGTCCTAAAAAGAAATCTTTAGCCTTAATAATCCTACTTCCCGAGAGGCTGGTAGCAACAAATTCAGCGT belongs to Saccharolobus solfataricus and includes:
- a CDS encoding aerobic carbon-monoxide dehydrogenase large subunit — translated: MEETLPPIGVHGMGHKIRRKEDVRFLMGKGTYVDDIKLPNMAYLVFVRSPYAHAKIKKISVEKAKSIPGVIDIITGEELDKAGLAWIPTLMGDKMMVLPTDKVVFQGQEVVAIIAEDKYAAMDAANQVEIEYEPLEPVIDPKKALEPNSPIVRPDKKSNLVFRWEAGNKEVTEKIFKEADIVVSQDFYYQRLHVAYMEPVGSIAHYDPVSGKLTLWMTTQAPHVVRTVFSMVTKIPENKIRIVSPDIGGGFGGKVYVYPGYVVSAYASVKLGRPVKWINTRSEDMRSTAFARDFHIHGELAAKKDGTILGLRIKVISDHGAFYGDANPSKFPAGLFSICTGAYDIKAAYVEVTGAYTNKPAGGIAYRCSFRVTEASYTIERLVDILAHELHMDPAELRLKNFIPPEKFPYRSALGWTYDSGNYASALKKAMEKIGYYELRKEQEEKRKKGELMGIGISTFVEIVGAGPADLFDIVGIKMFDSAEIRIHPTGKVIARFGTRAQGQGHETTYAQIISEILGIPVEDIIVEEGDTDTCPYGLGTYASRSTPTAGAAAAVASRKILDKAKKIAAHLLEAREEDIVFEKGKFYVKGYPDKYKTIQDVALAAYTNPPPNVEAGLEAVTYYNPPNMTFPFGAYICVVDIDKGTGQVKVRRFVAVDDCGNIINPVIVDGQIMGALTMGFGTAFMEEIRYDENGNIYGGSFAEYLIPTAVETPKWELDKTVTPSPHHPLGAKGVGESATVGSPAAFVNAVVDALWDLGVKHIDMPIWPWKVWKVLKEKGVASDE
- a CDS encoding (2Fe-2S)-binding protein, producing MAQKVHVRITINGKPYEADIEPRLLLVHFIREVAGLTGTHVGCDTTNCGACTVILNGKAAKSCTIFAVQANGKEVLTIEGLARDGKLHPIQEGFWVKHGLQCGYCTPGMIMAAYQLLKRNPNPTEEEIRWGISGNLCRCTGYQNIVEAIKYASEKMREMS
- a CDS encoding FAD binding domain-containing protein; translation: MYPAPFDYFSPSTLNEALEFLSKYSEDAKVLAGGQSLIIAMKLRIVSPKYVIDLNNIPNLSYIIESDGYLKIGALTRYSDLEYSDLIKSKYPLLHEAIKHLADPIVRNWGTVGGNVCYNHPGNNLPAVMLAYNAEFVATSLSGSRIIKAKDFFLGPFQTALRPDEILTEVRIPIPQPRNGGHYIKLERRVGDFAIVSTAVNLSLDYDGTVKDAGIAIGGAANNPVKVTRAENLLRGNKINDNLIKEVGKIVTEEITPVEEPFGPPGDYKKAMAGVLTIRAIRHSLRRVLGGA